A portion of the Streptomyces coeruleoprunus genome contains these proteins:
- the katG gene encoding catalase/peroxidase HPI, protein MSENHDAIVVDAKAEGAGGCPVAHGRAAHPTQGGGNQQWWPDRLNLKVLAKNPAVANPLGEDFDYAEAFASLDLAAVKRDIAEVLTTSQDWWPADFGHYGPLMIRMAWHSAGTYRISDGRGGAGAGQQRFAPLNSWPDNGNLDKARRLLWPVKKKYGQNISWADLMILTGNVALEVMGFKTFGFAGGREDVWESEEDVYWGPETTWLGDERYSGDRELENPLGAVQMGLIYVNPEGPNGNPDPIAAARDIRETFRRMAMNDEETVALIAGGHTFGKTHGAGPAEHVGPDPEAAPLEEQGLGWRSTYKSGKGADAITSGLEVTWTSTPTRWGNEFFKNLFAYEYELTTSPAGAHQWVAKNAEAVIPDAHDPSKKHLPSMLTTDLSLRFDPVYEQISRRFHENPEEFADAFARAWFKLTHRDMGPVVRYLGPEVPSEVLLWQDPLPERTGEPIDAADIASLKEQVLGSGLTVSQLVSTAWASASTFRGSDKRGGANGARIRLEPQRGWEVNDPDELAQVLRTLEGIQRSFNSAGGKQVSLADLIVLAGGAAVEKAARDGGVDVEVPFTPGRVDAAQDQTDVESFAALEPAADGFRNYVGKGNRLPAEYLLLDRANLLTLSAPEMTVLVGGLRVLGANHAGSQHGVLTDRPGALTNDFFVNLLDLGTVWKSTSQAQDEFEARDAATGDVKWTGTRADLVFGSNSELRALAEVYASDDAKEKFVTDFVAAWDKVMNLDRFDLV, encoded by the coding sequence ATGTCCGAGAATCACGATGCGATCGTCGTCGACGCGAAGGCCGAGGGCGCGGGCGGCTGCCCGGTCGCACACGGGCGCGCCGCCCACCCGACCCAGGGCGGCGGAAACCAGCAGTGGTGGCCGGACCGGCTCAATCTGAAGGTCCTCGCCAAGAACCCCGCCGTGGCCAACCCCCTCGGTGAGGACTTCGACTACGCCGAGGCGTTCGCGTCCCTCGATCTCGCGGCCGTGAAGCGGGACATCGCGGAGGTACTGACCACCTCGCAGGACTGGTGGCCCGCCGACTTCGGCCACTACGGCCCGCTCATGATCCGTATGGCCTGGCACAGCGCCGGCACCTACCGCATCAGCGACGGCCGCGGCGGCGCCGGCGCCGGACAGCAGCGCTTCGCCCCGCTCAACAGCTGGCCGGACAACGGCAACCTGGACAAGGCGCGCCGTCTGCTGTGGCCCGTCAAGAAGAAGTACGGCCAGAACATCTCCTGGGCCGACCTCATGATCCTCACCGGCAACGTCGCCCTGGAGGTGATGGGCTTCAAGACGTTCGGCTTCGCCGGCGGCCGCGAGGACGTGTGGGAGTCGGAGGAGGACGTCTACTGGGGCCCCGAGACCACCTGGCTCGGCGACGAGCGCTACTCGGGCGACCGCGAGCTGGAGAACCCGCTGGGTGCGGTCCAGATGGGCCTCATCTACGTCAACCCGGAGGGCCCCAACGGCAACCCGGACCCGATCGCCGCGGCCCGCGACATCCGCGAGACGTTCCGCCGCATGGCGATGAACGACGAGGAGACCGTCGCCCTGATCGCCGGTGGTCACACCTTCGGCAAGACGCACGGCGCCGGCCCGGCCGAGCACGTCGGCCCCGACCCCGAGGCGGCCCCGCTGGAGGAGCAGGGCCTCGGCTGGCGGAGCACGTACAAGAGCGGCAAGGGCGCCGACGCGATCACCAGTGGCCTGGAGGTCACCTGGACCAGCACGCCCACCCGGTGGGGCAACGAGTTCTTCAAGAACCTGTTCGCGTACGAGTACGAGCTGACCACGAGCCCGGCCGGCGCCCACCAGTGGGTGGCGAAGAACGCCGAGGCGGTCATCCCCGACGCGCACGACCCGTCGAAGAAGCACCTCCCGTCGATGCTCACCACCGACCTCTCGCTGCGCTTCGACCCGGTCTACGAGCAGATCTCGCGGCGCTTCCACGAGAACCCCGAGGAGTTCGCGGACGCCTTCGCCCGCGCCTGGTTCAAGCTGACGCACCGTGACATGGGTCCGGTCGTCCGCTACCTCGGCCCGGAGGTCCCCTCCGAGGTGCTGCTGTGGCAGGACCCGCTGCCGGAGCGCACGGGCGAGCCGATCGACGCGGCGGACATCGCCTCCCTGAAGGAGCAGGTCCTCGGATCGGGCCTGACCGTCTCCCAGCTGGTGTCCACCGCGTGGGCGTCCGCCTCGACCTTCCGCGGCAGCGACAAGCGCGGCGGCGCCAACGGCGCCCGCATCCGCCTGGAGCCGCAGCGCGGCTGGGAGGTCAACGACCCGGACGAGCTGGCGCAGGTGCTGCGTACGCTGGAGGGCATCCAGCGGTCCTTCAACTCCGCCGGCGGCAAGCAGGTCTCGCTCGCCGACCTGATCGTCCTCGCGGGCGGCGCGGCCGTGGAGAAGGCGGCCAGGGACGGCGGCGTCGACGTCGAGGTGCCGTTCACGCCCGGCCGTGTGGACGCCGCGCAGGACCAGACGGACGTCGAGTCGTTCGCCGCGCTGGAGCCGGCCGCCGACGGCTTCCGCAACTACGTCGGCAAGGGCAACCGGCTGCCCGCCGAGTACCTGCTGCTCGACAGGGCGAACCTGCTGACCCTGAGCGCCCCCGAGATGACGGTGCTCGTCGGCGGCCTGCGCGTCCTGGGCGCGAACCACGCCGGGTCGCAGCACGGCGTCCTCACCGACAGGCCGGGCGCGCTGACCAACGACTTCTTCGTCAACCTGCTCGACCTGGGCACGGTCTGGAAGTCGACGTCGCAGGCGCAGGACGAGTTCGAGGCCCGCGACGCCGCCACGGGCGACGTCAAGTGGACCGGCACCCGCGCCGACCTCG
- a CDS encoding Fur family transcriptional regulator → MSDLLERLRGRGWRITAQRRVVAEVLDGDHVHLTADEVHARAIARLPEISRATVYNTLGELVSLGEVTEVTTDGRAKRYDPNAHRPHQHLVCSGCGAVRDVHPAGDPLAALPALERFGFTVSEVEMTYRGLCPDCAARA, encoded by the coding sequence ATGAGCGATCTGCTGGAACGGCTTCGCGGACGTGGCTGGCGGATCACCGCCCAGCGCCGGGTGGTCGCCGAGGTGCTCGACGGCGACCACGTTCACCTGACCGCGGACGAGGTGCACGCGCGCGCCATCGCCCGGCTCCCGGAGATCTCTCGCGCGACCGTCTACAACACCCTGGGCGAACTCGTCTCGCTGGGTGAGGTGACCGAGGTGACCACCGACGGCCGCGCCAAGCGCTACGACCCGAACGCCCACCGCCCCCACCAGCACCTGGTGTGCTCGGGCTGCGGAGCCGTCCGGGACGTCCACCCCGCCGGCGATCCGCTGGCCGCCCTGCCCGCCTTGGAGCGGTTCGGCTTCACCGTCTCCGAGGTCGAGATGACCTACCGGGGCCTGTGCCCCGACTGCGCCGCCCGCGCCTGA
- the msrB gene encoding peptide-methionine (R)-S-oxide reductase MsrB — translation MPYEVEKPDEQWRAELTPEEYHVLREAGTERAFTGEYTDTKTKGVYSCRACGAELFTSTTKFESHCGWPSFYDPKDSAAVELIEDRSYGMVRTEVRCARCGSHLGHVFEGEGYPTPTDQRYCINSVSLRLEPDEG, via the coding sequence ATGCCGTACGAGGTCGAGAAGCCGGACGAGCAGTGGCGCGCCGAGCTGACCCCGGAGGAGTACCACGTCCTGCGCGAGGCCGGCACGGAGCGCGCCTTCACCGGTGAGTACACCGACACGAAGACGAAGGGCGTCTACTCCTGCCGGGCCTGCGGCGCGGAGCTGTTCACCTCCACCACCAAGTTCGAGTCCCACTGCGGCTGGCCGTCCTTCTACGACCCGAAGGACAGCGCCGCGGTGGAACTGATCGAGGACCGCTCGTACGGCATGGTCCGCACCGAGGTGCGCTGCGCCCGCTGCGGCTCGCACCTCGGCCACGTCTTCGAGGGCGAGGGCTACCCGACCCCGACGGACCAGCGCTACTGCATCAACTCGGTCTCGCTGCGGCTGGAGCCGGACGAGGGCTGA
- the murC gene encoding UDP-N-acetylmuramate--L-alanine ligase: MAPAIPAAMERPHFIGIGGAGMSGIAKILAQRGARVAGSDARESETAASLRALGATVHIGHAAHHLAGDTSCVVVSSAIRADNPELARAQQLGIPVVHRSDALAALMQGLRSIAVAGTHGKTTTTSMLAVALTELGLDPSYAIGGDLAGPGTNARHGEGELFVAEADESDRSFQKYDPEVALVLNVELDHHANYASMDEIYESFEAFVAKIRPGGTLVVGEHAGARELAARVSGRAGLNVLTVGEAEGSDARILSITPRGMTSEVTVALDGAEHTFTVSVPGRHYAHNAAAALAAGARTGVDPSSLAKALTAYTGVGRRLQLKGEAAGVQVIDSYAHHPTEMTADLEAMRAAAGADRRLLVVFQPHLFSRTQELGKEMGQALALADRSVVLDIYPAREDPIPGVTSALITEAAVAAGADVMPVHDKTTVPDVIAGMARPGDLVLTMGAGDVTDLGPRILDRLSN, from the coding sequence ATGGCACCCGCCATCCCTGCCGCAATGGAACGGCCGCACTTCATCGGCATCGGCGGCGCCGGAATGTCGGGCATCGCCAAGATCCTCGCCCAGCGGGGGGCCCGGGTCGCCGGCAGCGACGCGCGCGAGTCCGAGACCGCCGCGTCGCTGCGCGCGCTCGGCGCGACCGTCCACATCGGGCACGCCGCGCACCACCTCGCCGGGGACACCAGCTGCGTCGTCGTCTCCAGCGCGATCCGCGCCGACAACCCCGAGCTGGCCCGCGCCCAGCAACTCGGCATCCCCGTGGTCCACCGCTCCGACGCGCTGGCCGCCCTCATGCAGGGCCTGCGCTCCATCGCCGTGGCCGGCACGCACGGCAAGACCACCACCACGTCCATGCTGGCCGTCGCCCTCACCGAGCTGGGCCTCGACCCGTCGTACGCCATCGGCGGCGACCTCGCCGGGCCCGGCACCAACGCCCGCCACGGCGAGGGTGAGCTGTTCGTCGCCGAGGCCGACGAGAGCGACCGCAGCTTCCAGAAGTACGACCCCGAGGTCGCCCTCGTCCTCAACGTCGAGCTGGACCACCACGCCAACTACGCCTCCATGGACGAGATCTACGAGTCCTTCGAGGCCTTCGTCGCCAAGATCCGCCCGGGCGGCACGCTGGTCGTCGGCGAGCACGCGGGCGCCCGTGAACTGGCCGCCCGCGTCTCCGGCCGCGCCGGCCTGAACGTCCTGACGGTCGGCGAGGCGGAGGGCTCGGACGCCCGGATCCTCTCGATCACGCCCCGTGGCATGACCAGCGAGGTCACGGTCGCCCTGGACGGCGCCGAGCACACCTTCACGGTGTCGGTGCCCGGCCGCCACTACGCCCACAACGCGGCCGCCGCCCTCGCGGCCGGCGCGCGCACGGGCGTCGACCCGTCCTCCCTGGCGAAGGCCCTCACCGCGTACACGGGCGTCGGCCGCCGCCTCCAGCTCAAGGGCGAGGCCGCGGGCGTCCAGGTCATCGACTCGTACGCGCACCACCCCACCGAGATGACGGCCGATCTGGAGGCCATGCGCGCGGCCGCGGGCGCCGACCGCCGCCTCCTCGTCGTCTTCCAGCCCCACCTGTTCTCCCGCACCCAGGAGCTGGGCAAGGAGATGGGCCAGGCGCTCGCGCTCGCGGACCGGTCCGTCGTCCTCGACATCTACCCGGCCCGCGAGGACCCGATCCCCGGCGTGACCAGCGCACTGATCACCGAGGCCGCCGTCGCGGCGGGCGCCGACGTCATGCCCGTCCACGACAAGACCACGGTCCCCGACGTGATCGCGGGAATGGCACGCCCCGGTGACCTCGTTCTCACGATGGGCGCGGGCGACGTCACGGACCTCGGCCCGAGGATCCTGGACCGCCTGTCGAACTGA
- a CDS encoding indole-3-glycerol phosphate synthase, translating to MFTSVLMIEKPLSSVDVEFVTSLHGDEGVSFIVLMQPRGDQADVLLRAIDDVAIGALKDAAKEGEEPSGRAARRPAEAALEASLQALRDAGCEAVGQVVEDHPLDKMKAVVEEADADEVIVLTAPHYVEEFFHRDWASRARHKVGVPVLKLFAHSA from the coding sequence GTGTTCACAAGCGTTCTGATGATCGAGAAACCCCTGTCGTCCGTGGACGTGGAGTTCGTCACGAGCCTGCACGGAGACGAGGGCGTCTCGTTCATCGTGCTGATGCAGCCCCGCGGCGACCAGGCCGACGTGCTGCTGCGCGCCATCGACGACGTCGCCATCGGCGCCCTGAAGGACGCCGCCAAGGAGGGCGAGGAGCCCTCCGGCCGGGCCGCGCGGCGGCCCGCCGAGGCCGCCCTGGAGGCGTCGCTCCAGGCCCTGCGCGACGCCGGCTGCGAAGCCGTCGGGCAGGTCGTCGAGGACCATCCCCTGGACAAGATGAAGGCGGTCGTGGAGGAGGCCGACGCCGACGAGGTCATCGTCCTGACCGCCCCGCACTACGTGGAGGAGTTCTTCCACCGCGACTGGGCCTCCCGGGCGCGCCACAAGGTCGGCGTACCGGTGCTCAAGCTCTTCGCGCACAGCGCATAG
- a CDS encoding pyrimidine reductase family protein, giving the protein MRRLFPVTDQTPPVPAESHGAAVADDHDWSLDELAEAYAYPGDGPWLRANMVSSLDGAAQHEGRSEPISSAADMKIFGTLRAMADVIVVGAETVRLEQYRPARARDAFAARRKSAGQRPAPAIAVVSASLNLDFSLPLYTSPLVPTLVLTGAAAPPARVRAAERAGVEVVIAGDGPGVEPARAVRELAGRGLTRQLTEGGPRLLGQMIAGGVLDELCLTVSPMLTAGGAQRIAGGPSLEVPDRFALASVLEEDGFLFTRYRRI; this is encoded by the coding sequence ATGCGACGCCTGTTCCCTGTGACCGACCAGACACCGCCCGTTCCCGCCGAGTCCCACGGGGCCGCCGTGGCCGACGACCACGACTGGTCACTCGACGAGCTGGCCGAGGCCTACGCGTACCCCGGGGACGGCCCCTGGCTGCGCGCCAACATGGTGTCCTCCCTCGACGGCGCCGCCCAGCACGAGGGCCGCTCGGAGCCCATTTCCTCGGCGGCCGACATGAAGATCTTCGGGACGCTGCGCGCCATGGCCGACGTGATCGTGGTGGGTGCCGAGACCGTCCGTCTGGAGCAGTACCGCCCGGCCCGCGCGCGGGACGCCTTCGCGGCCCGCCGCAAGTCCGCCGGGCAGCGGCCCGCGCCCGCCATCGCGGTGGTCAGCGCCTCGCTGAACCTGGACTTCTCGCTGCCCCTCTACACCTCGCCGCTGGTGCCCACGCTGGTGCTGACGGGTGCGGCCGCGCCCCCCGCGCGGGTGCGGGCCGCGGAGCGGGCCGGCGTCGAGGTGGTCATCGCGGGCGACGGGCCCGGGGTGGAGCCCGCGCGGGCCGTGCGGGAGCTGGCCGGGCGCGGGCTGACCCGGCAGCTGACCGAGGGCGGGCCGCGGCTGCTCGGCCAGATGATCGCCGGCGGGGTGCTGGACGAGCTGTGCCTGACCGTGTCGCCGATGCTGACGGCGGGCGGTGCGCAGCGCATCGCGGGCGGGCCGTCCCTGGAGGTGCCGGACCGGTTCGCGCTGGCGTCCGTGCTGGAGGAGGACGGATTTCTTTTCACCCGGTACCGACGTATCTGA
- the zapE gene encoding cell division protein ZapE, producing the protein MSTSALTEAVPLSLCAREPHVPADRLVAEMVPPPRFDSVRFDTYIPDPNQPSQSEAVKVLSSFADGLGGAHASGAGKRRWFARRPAAPTGPRGVYLDGGYGVGKTHLLASLWHATPAEPALKAFGTFVELTNLVGALGFQQTVATLSGHRLLCIDEFELDDPGDTVLVSTLLGKLVDAGVALAATSNTLPGKLGEGRFAAADFLREIQGLSAHFRPLRIDGEDYRHRGLPEAPAPYSDEQVTKAAYATPGASLDDFPHLLEHLARVHPSRYGALTEDVAAVCLTGVTAVPDQSTALRLVVLADRLYDREIPVVASGLPFDRLFSDEMLNGGYRKKYFRAISRLTALARDSKRLAGA; encoded by the coding sequence GTGTCGACCAGTGCCCTGACCGAAGCGGTCCCGCTGTCCCTGTGCGCCCGTGAGCCGCACGTCCCCGCCGACCGTCTGGTCGCCGAGATGGTGCCTCCGCCGCGCTTCGACTCGGTGCGCTTCGACACGTACATCCCGGACCCGAACCAGCCCAGCCAGTCCGAGGCCGTCAAGGTGCTCTCCTCCTTCGCCGACGGGCTGGGCGGGGCGCACGCGAGCGGCGCGGGGAAGCGCCGCTGGTTCGCCCGCAGGCCGGCCGCCCCGACGGGGCCGCGCGGGGTGTACCTGGACGGCGGGTACGGCGTCGGCAAGACCCACCTGCTGGCCTCGCTGTGGCACGCCACCCCGGCGGAGCCCGCGCTCAAGGCGTTCGGCACGTTCGTGGAGCTGACCAACCTGGTCGGCGCGCTCGGCTTCCAGCAGACGGTGGCCACGCTCAGCGGGCACCGGCTCCTGTGCATCGACGAGTTCGAGCTCGACGACCCGGGCGACACGGTGCTGGTCTCCACGCTGCTCGGCAAGCTGGTCGACGCGGGCGTGGCCCTGGCCGCCACCTCCAACACCCTGCCCGGGAAGCTCGGCGAGGGCCGGTTCGCGGCCGCCGACTTCCTGCGGGAGATCCAGGGGCTGTCCGCGCACTTCCGGCCGCTGCGGATCGACGGCGAGGACTACCGGCACCGCGGACTGCCCGAGGCGCCCGCGCCGTACTCCGACGAACAGGTGACGAAGGCGGCGTACGCGACGCCGGGCGCCTCGCTCGACGACTTCCCGCACCTGCTGGAGCACCTGGCCCGGGTCCACCCGAGCCGGTACGGGGCGCTCACCGAGGACGTCGCCGCGGTCTGCCTCACCGGGGTGACGGCCGTGCCCGACCAGTCGACCGCGCTGCGGCTGGTGGTCCTGGCGGACCGGCTCTACGACCGCGAGATACCCGTCGTCGCCTCCGGACTGCCCTTCGACCGGCTGTTCAGCGACGAGATGCTGAACGGCGGGTACCGCAAGAAGTACTTCCGGGCGATCTCCCGGCTCACGGCGCTGGCCCGGGACTCGAAGAGACTGGCCGGTGCCTAG
- a CDS encoding OsmC family protein, which produces MATKRHAHTVWEGNLTEGRGTVTLDYSGLGSYEVSWPARAEEARGKTSPEELIAAAHSSCFSMAFSAALGKNGGTPTRLNTKAEVTFVPGTGITNVHLTVEGEVPGMDEVTFAKIAEDAKANCPVSKALAGTEITLTASLVS; this is translated from the coding sequence ATGGCTACCAAGCGTCACGCGCACACCGTCTGGGAAGGCAACCTGACCGAGGGCCGGGGCACCGTCACCCTTGACTACTCGGGCCTCGGCTCCTACGAGGTCTCCTGGCCGGCCCGTGCCGAGGAGGCCCGGGGCAAGACCAGCCCGGAGGAGCTGATCGCGGCCGCGCACTCCAGCTGCTTCTCGATGGCCTTCTCGGCCGCCCTGGGCAAGAACGGCGGCACGCCGACCCGGCTGAACACCAAGGCCGAGGTCACGTTCGTGCCGGGCACCGGCATCACCAATGTCCACCTCACGGTGGAGGGCGAGGTCCCGGGCATGGACGAGGTCACATTCGCCAAGATCGCCGAGGACGCCAAGGCGAACTGCCCGGTGAGCAAGGCCCTGGCCGGTACGGAGATCACGCTCACGGCGTCGCTCGTGAGCTGA
- a CDS encoding alkaline phosphatase PhoX has product MSATRRHILASTGASLAGIAFTGAFSELFAGTAAATPPGGPAGHTGRAGYGPLIPDPDGLLDLPRGFRYKVLSREGDPLRSGEGTVPGNHDGMTALVGRRGRVHLVRNHENRATASNGVPTVEGLTYDPVARGGCTALELDGRNNVLAERVALAGTAVNCAGGPTPWNTWLTCEETDDKAGTNGYTKDHGFIFEVDPADPHRTGAVPLTAMGRFPHEAIAVDPRSGIVYETEDAFTKPFGLFYRFLPEKPLGGTGSLRAGGTLEAMRVPGVPDLSVVQEPGTCFERVEWVPVPDPLARRTPIRLQDFGPKGITHAQKLEGCYWGGSSVYFVSSFASAEDGSAADHYGQVWRYEPHKRRLTLVVAFGPASDIRLPGESPDNICLAPSGGLMVCEDGDGAQHVYGLTRRGEVYAMARNAHNIGTDAEPEYGEFAGVTFSPDGRTMYVNCYEPGTTFAVTGPWH; this is encoded by the coding sequence ATGTCCGCAACACGACGTCACATCCTCGCGAGCACCGGTGCGTCCCTCGCCGGTATCGCCTTCACCGGAGCCTTCTCCGAACTCTTCGCGGGAACGGCCGCCGCCACGCCCCCCGGGGGCCCCGCCGGCCACACGGGCCGCGCCGGCTACGGCCCCCTCATACCCGACCCCGACGGCCTGCTCGACCTCCCACGCGGCTTCCGCTACAAGGTGCTGTCCCGTGAGGGCGATCCCCTGCGCTCCGGCGAGGGCACCGTCCCCGGCAACCACGACGGCATGACCGCGCTCGTCGGCCGGCGCGGCCGCGTCCACCTGGTCCGCAACCACGAGAACCGGGCCACCGCGTCGAACGGCGTGCCCACCGTCGAGGGCCTGACCTACGACCCCGTCGCCAGAGGCGGCTGCACGGCCCTCGAACTGGACGGCCGCAACAACGTCCTGGCCGAGCGCGTCGCCCTCGCGGGCACCGCGGTCAACTGCGCGGGCGGCCCGACCCCCTGGAACACCTGGCTCACCTGCGAGGAGACCGACGACAAGGCCGGCACCAACGGCTACACCAAGGACCACGGCTTCATCTTCGAGGTCGACCCCGCCGACCCGCACCGCACCGGGGCCGTCCCGCTCACCGCCATGGGCCGGTTCCCGCACGAGGCGATAGCCGTCGACCCGCGCAGCGGGATCGTGTACGAGACGGAGGACGCGTTCACCAAGCCGTTCGGGCTCTTCTACCGCTTCCTGCCGGAGAAGCCGCTGGGCGGCACGGGCTCGCTGCGCGCGGGCGGCACGCTGGAGGCCATGCGGGTGCCGGGCGTACCGGACCTGTCCGTCGTGCAGGAGCCGGGCACGTGCTTCGAGCGCGTCGAGTGGGTGCCGGTGCCGGACCCCCTGGCCCGTCGCACCCCGATCCGGCTCCAGGACTTCGGGCCCAAGGGCATCACGCACGCGCAGAAGCTGGAGGGCTGCTACTGGGGCGGCTCGTCCGTGTACTTCGTCTCCAGCTTCGCCAGCGCGGAGGACGGCTCGGCCGCCGACCACTACGGGCAGGTGTGGCGGTACGAGCCGCACAAGCGGCGGCTGACGCTGGTCGTCGCCTTCGGGCCGGCCAGCGACATCCGGCTGCCGGGCGAGTCGCCCGACAACATCTGCCTCGCGCCCAGCGGCGGACTGATGGTGTGCGAGGACGGCGACGGCGCCCAGCACGTGTACGGGCTGACGCGGCGCGGCGAGGTGTACGCGATGGCGCGCAACGCGCACAACATCGGCACCGACGCCGAGCCGGAGTACGGCGAGTTCGCGGGCGTCACGTTCTCGCCGGACGGCCGGACGATGTACGTCAACTGCTACGAGCCGGGGACGACGTTCGCGGTGACGGGCCCCTGGCACTGA
- a CDS encoding polysaccharide deacetylase family protein, which produces MTFSARQLVTLTLLGAVLSGCGAPSVDGPAVRPGAAGGSPSGPSAAPSAAPSAKASAPTMAPGPGGLTPVFERAPDGGGSAAGKTVALTFDADMTADQGPRAARGERFDNPGLIAALRRLRVDATVFMTGRWAEEYPDQARSIGTDPRFEIANHSYSHHAFKAPCYGLPTLRPHQMAADVSRAFTAFREAGARNVVPYFRFPGGCHDEAALRALAPAKVTAVQWDVVSGDAFATDPDSVATQVLAGVRPGSVVVMHCTLSAAPVTEQAILKIVPELRRRGYRFVKVSELMTG; this is translated from the coding sequence GTGACATTTTCTGCAAGACAGCTTGTAACACTGACTCTTCTTGGTGCCGTCCTGTCCGGGTGCGGTGCGCCGAGCGTCGATGGTCCCGCCGTGCGCCCGGGGGCGGCGGGCGGCTCCCCCTCCGGACCGTCCGCGGCACCCTCGGCGGCACCGTCCGCCAAAGCTTCCGCCCCCACGATGGCCCCCGGCCCCGGCGGCCTCACGCCGGTCTTCGAGCGTGCCCCCGACGGGGGCGGCAGCGCGGCCGGGAAGACCGTGGCGCTCACCTTCGACGCCGACATGACGGCCGATCAGGGGCCCCGGGCGGCGCGCGGCGAGCGGTTCGACAACCCGGGGCTCATCGCCGCGCTGCGCCGCCTCCGCGTGGACGCGACGGTGTTCATGACCGGCCGGTGGGCGGAGGAGTACCCGGACCAGGCCCGGTCGATCGGCACGGACCCGCGCTTCGAGATCGCCAACCACTCCTACAGCCACCACGCCTTCAAGGCGCCCTGCTACGGACTGCCCACGCTGCGGCCGCACCAGATGGCGGCGGACGTGAGCCGGGCCTTCACGGCCTTCCGGGAGGCCGGGGCGCGCAACGTCGTGCCGTACTTCCGCTTCCCCGGCGGCTGCCACGACGAGGCGGCGCTGCGCGCGCTGGCGCCCGCGAAGGTGACGGCGGTGCAGTGGGACGTGGTCAGCGGCGACGCCTTCGCCACCGACCCGGACTCGGTGGCCACCCAGGTCCTGGCCGGAGTGCGGCCCGGCTCCGTGGTGGTGATGCACTGCACGCTCAGCGCCGCGCCGGTCACCGAGCAGGCGATCCTGAAGATCGTCCCCGAGCTGCGGCGCCGCGGCTACCGGTTCGTCAAGGTCTCGGAGCTGATGACCGGCTAG